A genome region from Oncorhynchus masou masou isolate Uvic2021 chromosome 14, UVic_Omas_1.1, whole genome shotgun sequence includes the following:
- the LOC135554122 gene encoding probable E3 ubiquitin-protein ligase MGRN1 isoform X2, protein MGSILSRRIAGVEDIDIQANSAYRFPPKSGNYFASHFFMGGEKFDTPHPEGYLFGENMDLNFLGNRPVQFPYVTPAPHEPVKTLRSLVNIRKDSLRLVRYKDDTDAPVEEGGKPKVLYGVEFTFDADARVAITLYCQAFEEFTNGMAMYNPKGPALVSETVHYKRGVSQHFSLPSFKIDFTDWKEEDLNFDLDRGVFPMVIQAVVDEGDDCLGHAHVLLAAFERHVDGSFSVKPLKQKQIVDRVSYLLQEIYGIENKNNQETKPSEDENSDNSNECVVCLSDLRDTIILPCRHLCLCNSCADTLRYQANNCPICRLPFRALLQIRAVRKKPGPLSPVSFSPVLAQTMDHDEHSSSDSVPPGFEPISLLEALNGLHSVSPSIPPAPLYDDINFSGSLVGEGRPLGSPEHSGDGGLQKGKVSKSPDSTLRSPSSPIQEEDEEKLSEMSDAQPHTLLSSSPAPTEATAAEDVPESISPDDEDRLHSGGEREILQDYSSEHSSLTKTESDPPGDLSLPALGPDACSIGVEE, encoded by the exons ATGGGGTCGATTCTTAGCCGGAGAATCGCTGGCGTTGAGGATATTGATATCCAGGCGAATTCTGCGTACAGATTTCCACCGAAATCGG GGAATTACTTTGCCAGCCATTTTTTCATGGGAGGGGAGAAATTTGACACTCCACATCCAGAGGGTTACCTATTTGGAGAAAACATGGATCTGAACTTCCTTGGAAATAGGCCTGTACAA TTTCCGTATGTGACCCCGGCACCCCATGAGCCTGTGAAGACCCTGAGAAGTCTGGTCAATATCAGAAAGGACTCCCTGCGCTTGGTCAG GTACAAAGATGACACTGATGCTCCAGTAGAGGAAGGAGGGAAGCCAAAGGTTCTGTATGGTGTGGAGTTCACATTTGACGCTGATGCTCGTGTGGCTATCACCCTGTATTGCCAAGCTTTTGAGGAATTCACCAATGGGATGGCAAT GTACAACCCAAAGGGCCCAGCCCTGGTTTCTGAGACTGTACACTATAAGAGGGGTGTGAGCCAACATTTCTCCCTACCTTCTTTCAAAATCGATTTCACCGACTGGAAGGAGGAGGAT CTGAACTTTGACCTGGACCGGGGTGTTTTCCCCATGGTGATCCAAGCTGTGGTGGATGAAGGGGATG ATTGCTTGGGACATGCACATGTGCTGCTGGCAGCCTTTGAGAGA CATGTGGATGGCAGTTTCTCCGTCAAGCCTCTGAAGCAGAAGCAAATT GTGGATCGTGTGAGCTACCTGCTGCAGGAGATCTATGGAATTGAAAACAAAAACAACCAAGAGACCAAG CCATCGGAGGATGAGAACAGTGACAACAGCAATGAGTGTGTTGTTTGTCTGTCAGACCTCCGAGACACCATCATTCTGCCCTGCAGACACCTGTGTCTCTGCAACTCCTGTGCTGACACCCTGCGTTACCAGGCCAACAACTGTCCTATCTGCAGACTGC ccttCCGAGCCTTGCTGCAGATCAGAGCTGTGAGAAAGAAGCCTGGGCCGCTGTCCCCTGTGTCTTTCAGCCCTGTACTGGCTCAGACCATGGACCATGATGAGCACTCG AGCTCAGACTCGGTTCCCCCAGGCTTTGAGCCCATCTCTCTGCTGGAGGCCCTGAACGGCCTGCACTCTGtgtccccctccatcccccccgcCCCCCTCTACGATGATATTAACTTCTCTGGGAGCCTGGTAGGGGAGGGCCGGCCGCTGGGCTCCCCAGAACACTCCGGGGACGGGGGCCTGCAGAAGGGCAAGGTCAGCAAGTCACCTGACAG CACCCTGAGGTCGCCCTCATCACCCATccaggaggaggatgaggagaagcTGTCTGAGATGTCGGACGCCCAGCCTCACACACTGCTCTCCAGCAGCCCTGCTCCCACCGAGGCCACTGCAGCCGAGGATGTACCGGAGTCCATCTCCCCAGATGATG aggacaggctgcactctggaggagagcgagagatccTTCAGGACTACAGCAGTGAACACAGCAGCCTGACTAAAACAGAGAGTGACCCGCCAGGGGACCTGTCTCTGCCAG CTCTAGGTCCTGATGCCTGCTCTATTGGTGTGGAGGAATAA
- the LOC135554122 gene encoding probable E3 ubiquitin-protein ligase MGRN1 isoform X1, whose amino-acid sequence MGSILSRRIAGVEDIDIQANSAYRFPPKSGNYFASHFFMGGEKFDTPHPEGYLFGENMDLNFLGNRPVQFPYVTPAPHEPVKTLRSLVNIRKDSLRLVRYKDDTDAPVEEGGKPKVLYGVEFTFDADARVAITLYCQAFEEFTNGMAMYNPKGPALVSETVHYKRGVSQHFSLPSFKIDFTDWKEEDLNFDLDRGVFPMVIQAVVDEGDDCLGHAHVLLAAFERHVDGSFSVKPLKQKQIVDRVSYLLQEIYGIENKNNQETKPSEDENSDNSNECVVCLSDLRDTIILPCRHLCLCNSCADTLRYQANNCPICRLPFRALLQIRAVRKKPGPLSPVSFSPVLAQTMDHDEHSSSDSVPPGFEPISLLEALNGLHSVSPSIPPAPLYDDINFSGSLVGEGRPLGSPEHSGDGGLQKGKVSKSPDSTLRSPSSPIQEEDEEKLSEMSDAQPHTLLSSSPAPTEATAAEDVPESISPDDEDRLHSGGEREILQDYSSEHSSLTKTESDPPGDLSLPGSSESLKSQSTNCSSQPLLCPPSSLHMEDEQFDP is encoded by the exons ATGGGGTCGATTCTTAGCCGGAGAATCGCTGGCGTTGAGGATATTGATATCCAGGCGAATTCTGCGTACAGATTTCCACCGAAATCGG GGAATTACTTTGCCAGCCATTTTTTCATGGGAGGGGAGAAATTTGACACTCCACATCCAGAGGGTTACCTATTTGGAGAAAACATGGATCTGAACTTCCTTGGAAATAGGCCTGTACAA TTTCCGTATGTGACCCCGGCACCCCATGAGCCTGTGAAGACCCTGAGAAGTCTGGTCAATATCAGAAAGGACTCCCTGCGCTTGGTCAG GTACAAAGATGACACTGATGCTCCAGTAGAGGAAGGAGGGAAGCCAAAGGTTCTGTATGGTGTGGAGTTCACATTTGACGCTGATGCTCGTGTGGCTATCACCCTGTATTGCCAAGCTTTTGAGGAATTCACCAATGGGATGGCAAT GTACAACCCAAAGGGCCCAGCCCTGGTTTCTGAGACTGTACACTATAAGAGGGGTGTGAGCCAACATTTCTCCCTACCTTCTTTCAAAATCGATTTCACCGACTGGAAGGAGGAGGAT CTGAACTTTGACCTGGACCGGGGTGTTTTCCCCATGGTGATCCAAGCTGTGGTGGATGAAGGGGATG ATTGCTTGGGACATGCACATGTGCTGCTGGCAGCCTTTGAGAGA CATGTGGATGGCAGTTTCTCCGTCAAGCCTCTGAAGCAGAAGCAAATT GTGGATCGTGTGAGCTACCTGCTGCAGGAGATCTATGGAATTGAAAACAAAAACAACCAAGAGACCAAG CCATCGGAGGATGAGAACAGTGACAACAGCAATGAGTGTGTTGTTTGTCTGTCAGACCTCCGAGACACCATCATTCTGCCCTGCAGACACCTGTGTCTCTGCAACTCCTGTGCTGACACCCTGCGTTACCAGGCCAACAACTGTCCTATCTGCAGACTGC ccttCCGAGCCTTGCTGCAGATCAGAGCTGTGAGAAAGAAGCCTGGGCCGCTGTCCCCTGTGTCTTTCAGCCCTGTACTGGCTCAGACCATGGACCATGATGAGCACTCG AGCTCAGACTCGGTTCCCCCAGGCTTTGAGCCCATCTCTCTGCTGGAGGCCCTGAACGGCCTGCACTCTGtgtccccctccatcccccccgcCCCCCTCTACGATGATATTAACTTCTCTGGGAGCCTGGTAGGGGAGGGCCGGCCGCTGGGCTCCCCAGAACACTCCGGGGACGGGGGCCTGCAGAAGGGCAAGGTCAGCAAGTCACCTGACAG CACCCTGAGGTCGCCCTCATCACCCATccaggaggaggatgaggagaagcTGTCTGAGATGTCGGACGCCCAGCCTCACACACTGCTCTCCAGCAGCCCTGCTCCCACCGAGGCCACTGCAGCCGAGGATGTACCGGAGTCCATCTCCCCAGATGATG aggacaggctgcactctggaggagagcgagagatccTTCAGGACTACAGCAGTGAACACAGCAGCCTGACTAAAACAGAGAGTGACCCGCCAGGGGACCTGTCTCTGCCAG GGTCATCAGAGAGCCTGAAGAGTCAGAGTACCAACTGCTCCAGCCAGCCCCTCCTGTGTCCCCCCAGTAGCCTTCACATGGAGGATGAGCAATTTGACCCCTAA
- the LOC135553703 gene encoding forkhead box protein J1-B-like, producing MPVLRSQEIATRFKEKWMKLHPEDQDNVNGAVHLDDSLTSLQWLQDFTIVSVSLESLPGSTCQPYQLPQPSHLHPQGSDSPSSPPAGDTAASGMPQSAGSPITSSASANRTSYYSLQPTVTNNHHQITVPAKSLEEVDFNTNHEVKPPYSYATLICMAMQAGKKNKITLSAIYNWITENFCYYRYAETSWQNSIRHNLSLNKCFMKVPRQKNEPGKGGFWQIDPQYADMFVNGVFKRKRMSAIHFNTQRHNKTQGSSRNRKTQEYHQHFPPAHYTVSHRGAGAGNRCKLGGTKWETVHKSPRLTPDLMEPEALKGELDWAMVFDDVLNGSSNNFEDLDINLALNSLGCKVELSQQDQGRAWHLGRWCSGGADRDHQQACRYMEVTTMGCYSMEEIQQHLNLTGLQQPLPLAVHPQHFEEPTLFPDEQQRHPWEELKEEVQEVPITLDHSLSFCEGFFTEMQPWGTAESYM from the exons ATGCCAGTACTACGAAGTCAGGAGATTGCCACCAGATTCAAGGAGAAATGGATGAAGCTTCACCCAGAAGACCAAGACAATGTGAATGGTGCAGTGCACCTGGATGACAGTCTCACCAGCCTCCAATGGCTCCAGGACTTCACCATAGTCAGTGTCAGTCTAGAAAGCCTACCGGGCTCCACTTGCCAGCCGTACCAGCTGCCTCAGCCCAGCCACCTGCACCCTCAGGGCTCCGACTCCCCCTCCAGTCCACCTGCTGGGGACACTGCAGCCTCCGGCATGCCTCAGAGTGCAGGCAGCCCCATCACCTCCAGTGCCTCAGCCAACAGGACTAGTTACTACTCACTTCAACCGACAGTGACCAACAACCACCACCAGATCACTGTGCCAGCCAAGTCCCTGGAGGAGGTAGACTTCAATACCAACCACGAGGTGAAGCCTCCCTACTCCTACGCCACACTGATCTGCATGGCCATGCAGGCCGGCAAGAAGAACAAGATCACACTGTCTGCTATCTATAACTGGATCACAGAGAACTTCTGCTACTACAGATACGCTGAGACCAGCTGGCAG AACTCTATCCGTCATAACCTGTCACTCAACAAGTGCTTCATGAAGGTTCCCAGGCAGAAGAATGAACCAGGAAAAGGGGGATTCTGGCAGATTGACCCTCAGTACGCAGACATGTTTGTCAATGGAGTCTTCAAGCGCAAGCGGATGTCAGCCATCCATTTCAACACCCAGAGACACAACAAAACCCAAGGATCATCCCGTAACCGAAAAACCCAGGAGTACCACCAGCATTTCCCCCCGGCCCACTACACAGTGTCCCACAGAGGAGCAGGTGCTGGGAACAGATGCAAACTTGGTGGCACAAAGTGGGAGACAGTCCATAAGTCACCACGGTTGACACCGGATCTCATGGAACCAGAGGCACTAAAGGGTGAACTAGACTGGGCCATGGTGTTTGACGATGTTCTGAATGGGAGCAGCAATAACTTTGAGGATCTAGACATTAACTTAGCTCTGAACTCCCTGGGCTGTAAGGTGGAGCTCTCCCAGCAGGATCAAGGCCGGGCCTGGCACCTGGGGAGGTGGTGCAGCGGAGGGGCTGACCGGGACCACCAGCAGGCCTGCAGGTACATGGAGGTGACCACCATGGGCTGCTACAGCATGGAGGAGATCCAGCAACACCTCAACCTGACTGGGCTGCAGCAGCCGCTCCCTTTGGCGGTCCACCCACAGCACTTTGAGGAGCCGACACTGTTTCCTGATGAGCAGCAGAGGCACCCCTGGGAGGAGCTGAAAGAGGAGGTGCAGGAAGTGCCTATCACCCTGGACCATAGTCTCAGCTTCTGTGAAGGCTTCTTCACTGAGATGCAGCCATGGGGGACGGCAGAGTCTTATATGTGA